The sequence TCGGCAGTGATTTCTTTAAATTCTGTCGGCACAAGCCTTAAAGCGTTGACCGAGCAATACAAAATGGCGCATATGAATAGTTCGGAATATATTGCAGCATGATGCCTATTAAAATTGTTATAAATAGAAGGGATGACTGATGTTTTCAAACTACTCCATTAAAACACGCTTGTTGATTCTTGTTAGCCTCATGTTTGCTACTTTGGTCTTATTGGGCATCCTCGGATGGTATAGCAATCATTTAGCAGAGGAAGGGCAAAGAAATATTTACGAAGGGGGGAATGAAGAGATTACAAGCCTGCATGAAATAACAAAAGCCATCAATACTGCCATCATTGATTTGACTAAAGTCACCAGTCAAATCTGGAATATTGAAGAGGGAGAAAAGGCTTTAAATCAAACAGAATCCGCAATTAAGGAAAATTGGAAAAGATATCGCACTTCTTCTACATCGCAAAATTCTTCGCGAAAAGATCAAGTCGAACAGCTCGATACAATGCTTCAAAATACCTTATCATCCTTCAAACAGCTGGGCACTTTATTGACGACTCGACGGGATCAACTTCATGATGCGCTTTTCAGAGACATCTCCTCTACTTTTGAGCCTGCCAATGAGAAAATTGAGCAGCTGATTCAATCTCACTCTTCTGAAACGGCATCTGATTATCAAAATGCGCTTTCTACTTCTAAGACGTTTACTGATATTACTCTCATAAGTATGGCGATCGCGATCTTGCTTATCTCCTTATTCGCTTGGATTTTAATTAAAAATATTTTGAATGCGCTTGCCTATGCAATCAGCATCATCAATAAAGTCGCCGATGGGGAGACAGACTTGCAAATAGCAGTAAAATCACAAGATGAAATCGGCCAGCTTCTATTAGCCATGCAGCATATGGTCACAACAGCCAATAAGATGGCGGCAGCCTTAGAATCAGTTGCCTCCGGTGACCTAACCGTCAATACGGCTCCCCGCTCAAATAAGGACATTCTAGGGATGGCCATGCGGGACATGATTGACAAGCTGCGCCGCATGATCAGCAAGATCCAAGCGGAAGCCAAGACGTTGTCGGATTCCTCTAACGAGATTGTCACCTCCGTTACGCAAGTATCGGCAAATACAGCCGAGACGGCTTCGGCAGTGACGGAAACAACCACGACTTCTGAAGAGCTCAAACAAACCGCCCACATCGCTTCTAAAAAGGCACAAGGCGTGCTAAATTATGCCGAAGACACCTTGAAAATCGTAAAATCCAGCGAACAATCCGTCAATAGCACAATCAACGACATGCACGAGATTCAAGAAAAGATGCGCACGATTTCAGAAAGCATCATGAAGCTCAGCGAGCATAATTTGGCTATCGGGGAGATTATCGACACCGTGAACGACTTGGCGGAGCAATCGAACCTGCTTGCCGTCAATGCCGCCATCGAAGCTGCCAGAGCGGGCGAACAAGGAAAAAGCTTTGGCGTTGTCGCTTTAGAGATCCGCAACCTTGCCGAACAGTCCAAGAATGCAACTGTTCAAGTACGCTCCATTCTCAATGATGTCCAAAATGATACAAGCTCAGCCGTCATGGCCACTGAACAAGGGTCCAAGGCGGTGGCCAAGGGCGTCGATCAATCCGCCCAAACAGCAGAAGCGATCAACACCTTGCTGAACAGCATCAATATGGTCGCGCAAGCTGCCAAGCAAATCGCCATTTCAAGCCAGCAGCAGCTAGTAGGCGTCGACCAAGTCAATATCGCCATGTCAAATATAAACGAAGCCAGTAGCCAGCATGTCGAGCATATGAGGCAAATCGAGTCGGCAGTGATTTCTTTAAATTCTGTCGGATCATCTCTTAAAGCCTTGACTCAGCAATATAAAATGGCGCATATGAATAATCCGGAATAGATGACATCATTATCCGGCTATTAGAGAAAGAATGCTATGCCTGAACATCAAATTAAAGTCCTCATTGTAGATGATTCGCCTGTGGCACGCGAGTTTCTTCGACATATCATAGAATCCGATCCTTCTATAAAAGTCATCGGATATGCTACAGATGGAGAAAAAGCCTTGCAAATGCTGCAAACAATTACCCCAGATGTCATCACCATGGACATAGCCATGCCTAATCTTGATGGATTTGAGACCACGCGCCGCATCATGCAATCCAGGCCTATTCCCGTCGTCATTGTAAGCGGAATTTATTCGCCAGACAATGTTCAAGCCAGCTTTCATGCAATAGAAGCCGGCGCTTTAGCCATCCTGCCGCGTCCCGTAGGATTAGGGGATCCCCATTACGAAGAAGTGGCCAAATCTTTGATAGATACCATAAAGACGGCGTCTGGAGTCAAGCTCATTACCCGTTATTCAAAAGCCGCTCCTTTAAAGCAAATAGGATCAGTTGCTGAAAAAGTCAATGCAGCCATCGAAGCCGTCGCCATTGGAGCGTCTTTGGGAGGGCCATCCGCTATTGAGATGATTCTTTCTGAATTGCCGGGCACATTCCCTGTTCCCATTTTTATTGTTCAACACATCTCTAATGGATTTGCCTTGGGATTTGCGAACTGGCTGCAAAAATCCACTCAATTAAAAGTCCAACTAGCGCAAAATAAGGAAATGGCTCTTCCTGGGCATGTTTATATTGCCTCCGATGGCTTCCATATGCAGCTAAGCCGGAAAAACGAAATTGCCCTTATCAAAGGAAAAAATCGAGAGCTATGCCCTGCTGTAAGCCGCCTCTTTAGTTCTATCGCCACAGTTTATGGCCCCAATGCGCTTGGGGTTGTTTTAACGGGAATGGGAAACGACGGAGCCGAAGGATTACTTATGATGAAACAAAAAGGCGCTTATACCTTGATTCAAGATCCCGACAGCTGCATTATGTATAGCATGCCAAGGGCCGCTTTTGAAATCGGGGCATCCAAAAACAAAGTTCCTTTGGAGCGAATGGCCAGCACAATTGAATATTTGGTCCATACTTCTAGGTCAGAGAAGGAGAAATTATGAATTTTACAAAAGCAACGCCCTCTTTTCAGCCTTCTACAGATTTATTATTAGTCGAAGACAGTCTGACGCAAGCGATGCTGCTTAAAGAAACTTTGGAAAAGCATGGCTTTCATGTCAACCTGGCAAAAGATGGAATCGAGGCCATCGAAATGTTAAAGGTTCATATGCCGGATTTGATTATTAGTGATATAGAAATGCCTAGAATGGATGGTTTTGAATTCTGCCGCTACGCCA comes from Candidatus Protochlamydia phocaeensis and encodes:
- a CDS encoding methyl-accepting chemotaxis protein, which translates into the protein MFSNYSIKTRLLILVSLMFATLVLLGILGWYSNHLAEEGQRNIYEGGNEEITSLHEITKAINTAIIDLTKVTSQIWNIEEGEKALNQTESAIKENWKRYRTSSTSQNSSRKDQVEQLDTMLQNTLSSFKQLGTLLTTRRDQLHDALFRDISSTFEPANEKIEQLIQSHSSETASDYQNALSTSKTFTDITLISMAIAILLISLFAWILIKNILNALAYAISIINKVADGETDLQIAVKSQDEIGQLLLAMQHMVTTANKMAAALESVASGDLTVNTAPRSNKDILGMAMRDMIDKLRRMISKIQAEAKTLSDSSNEIVTSVTQVSANTAETASAVTETTTTSEELKQTAHIASKKAQGVLNYAEDTLKIVKSSEQSVNSTINDMHEIQEKMRTISESIMKLSEHNLAIGEIIDTVNDLAEQSNLLAVNAAIEAARAGEQGKSFGVVALEIRNLAEQSKNATVQVRSILNDVQNDTSSAVMATEQGSKAVAKGVDQSAQTAEAINTLLNSINMVAQAAKQIAISSQQQLVGVDQVNIAMSNINEASSQHVEHMRQIESAVISLNSVGSSLKALTQQYKMAHMNNPE
- the cheB gene encoding chemotaxis-specific protein-glutamate methyltransferase CheB, producing MPEHQIKVLIVDDSPVAREFLRHIIESDPSIKVIGYATDGEKALQMLQTITPDVITMDIAMPNLDGFETTRRIMQSRPIPVVIVSGIYSPDNVQASFHAIEAGALAILPRPVGLGDPHYEEVAKSLIDTIKTASGVKLITRYSKAAPLKQIGSVAEKVNAAIEAVAIGASLGGPSAIEMILSELPGTFPVPIFIVQHISNGFALGFANWLQKSTQLKVQLAQNKEMALPGHVYIASDGFHMQLSRKNEIALIKGKNRELCPAVSRLFSSIATVYGPNALGVVLTGMGNDGAEGLLMMKQKGAYTLIQDPDSCIMYSMPRAAFEIGASKNKVPLERMASTIEYLVHTSRSEKEKL